CCGCCAGCCGCTCGACTTCTACGGCGTGAACTACTACAACCCGATGCGCATCGCGGCGGGGTGGTGAGGGCGCCGAGACTGCCGTTCGAACAGGTCGACGTCGTCGGCTACTGCGACACCACCGACTTCGGCTGGCCGGTTGTGCCGGACGGATTGCGCGAACTACTGATCCTGCTGCGGGCTCGCTATCGCGCGGCACTCCCGCCGATCCACGTCGCCGAGAGCGGGTGCTCGTACGGCACGGGGCCCGACGCCGACGGCGTCGTCGCCGACCAGCCGCGCATCGA
The DNA window shown above is from Nocardioides sp. and carries:
- a CDS encoding family 1 glycosylhydrolase, which translates into the protein MRAPRLPFEQVDVVGYCDTTDFGWPVVPDGLRELLILLRARYRAALPPIHVAESGCSYGTGPDADGVVADQPRI